Below is a window of Gammaproteobacteria bacterium DNA.
TATACAACACACGGCCTCGCACAAGCATGGGCCAGCGCGGCGCCGAAGGACTGCATCGCCTCGTCATCGCTTATTAGCAGCGTTTTTGAATCTTGCTCGGACATACCGCCTATTTTACGGCTTAAACCAAAAAAAAGCCCCGCCAAGGGAAGGCGGGGCAAGCAACGTTCCAGAGAGGGAGAACGTTTTAGGGATTATGGATTTGGTTGCTTCGCGCTGCTATCCAGATTATCTGAATGATTTTCGATGGTCTTGGGCTTGTAACCTGTCACCATCGCCCGCACCAGATTTTCACGATGGACAAAGCTTTCGAAGGCGACGCCCAGCAAGTGGATAAAGACCAGGAACAAGGTGAAGTTGGCAAAAAATTCATGCACTTCTTTTATCAAGCTGTCCTTTTCGTGTTTGTAGCTCTTTGTGCCTGCAACACTACTACCAGCAGCTTCCTCATCACCATCGTTATCCGCCCAGGCAACGGCCATCAGTCCCGAAGAATACTTAAGCTGCTCATACTTGACCGGCTGGCTGCGGGTATCTTTCATGGCACCCAACGGACCTTTACCTTCATCTACGCCATAGGTCACCAATCCGGTCAAGGTGGTGGCAAACAGGCTGAAGATCAAAGCAATCACCATCAAGCCGCCGACTGGATTGTGACCCATGTAACGCTTGGCACGACCGCTTAAGGTGTCGCCGGCATACGCCACCGCCTCGCGCGGACTGCGCACAAAATCGGCAAAGCGAGAATGTTGCGAGCCAACAAACCCCCACACCAGCCGAAATATGAGTAACGTGATAATCGCATAGCCTGACCAGGCATGAAGCGGGGTTTCTTCTTCACCGCTTAGATAAGAAAAAGTGAAGAACGCCAC
It encodes the following:
- a CDS encoding cytochrome b/b6 domain-containing protein, translated to METQHSVKIWDLPVRIFHWALVAFFTFSYLSGEEETPLHAWSGYAIITLLIFRLVWGFVGSQHSRFADFVRSPREAVAYAGDTLSGRAKRYMGHNPVGGLMVIALIFSLFATTLTGLVTYGVDEGKGPLGAMKDTRSQPVKYEQLKYSSGLMAVAWADNDGDEEAAGSSVAGTKSYKHEKDSLIKEVHEFFANFTLFLVFIHLLGVAFESFVHRENLVRAMVTGYKPKTIENHSDNLDSSAKQPNP